One window from the genome of Musa acuminata AAA Group cultivar baxijiao chromosome BXJ1-4, Cavendish_Baxijiao_AAA, whole genome shotgun sequence encodes:
- the LOC135672463 gene encoding protein RGF1 INDUCIBLE TRANSCRIPTION FACTOR 1-like, translated as MGRGAYEGGNGVAAPAAAMPGWLGGLVEESFFVGCGAHESRKKNEKNIFCLDCCTSICPHCAAAHPSHPLLQVRRYVYNDVVRLDDLEKLIDCSYVQPYTINSAKVVFLKPRPQSRPFKGSGNICLTCDRILQEPFHFCSLSCKVDHVLLRGDDLSSILFRFSESDFAFPHFENLRMDGSDLLEDDDDLIAPEDVTQHRGGSASSNGGAPKKKKSGAGFFPQIVLSLSNRRKGAPHRSPLS; from the exons ATGGGGAGAGGGGCATATGAAGGGGGGAATGGGGTGgcagcaccagcagcagcgaTGCCCGGGTGGCTGGGGGGCTTGGTGGAGGAGAGCTTCTTCGTGGGGTGCGGGGCCCATGAGAGCCGGAAGAAGAACGAGAAGAACATCTTCTGCCTCGACTGCTGCACCAGTATCTGCCCCCACTGCGCAGCCGCCCACCCCTCCCACCCACTCCTCCAG GTGAGACGTTATGTGTACAATGATGTGGTTCGATTGGATGATCTTGAGAAGCTCATAGACTGTTCCTATGTCCAG CCATACACTATCAACAGTGCCAAAGTGGTGTTCCTGAAGCCAAGGCCTCAATCCAGGCCTTTCAAGGGCTCCGGCAACATTTGCTTGACCTGCGACAGGATCCTCCAAGAGCCCTTCCACTTCTGCTCTCTCTCGTGCAAG GTGGACCATGTGCTGCTGCGAGGAGATGATCTATCGAGCATATTATTCAGGTTCAGCGAGTCCGACTTCGCCTTCCCTCACTTCGAGAATCTGCGGATGGACGGCTCCGATCTCCTCGAAGACGATGATGACCTGATCGCCCCGGAAGACGTGACGCAGCACCGTGGCGGCTCCGCCTCCAGCAACGGCGGGgcgccgaagaagaagaagagcggtGCCGGCTTCTTCCCTCAGATTGTCCTATCCTTGAGCAACAGGAGGAAGGGAGCTCCCCACAGATCTCCCCTctcctaa